A region from the Canis lupus dingo isolate Sandy chromosome X, ASM325472v2, whole genome shotgun sequence genome encodes:
- the ZXDB gene encoding zinc finger X-linked protein ZXDB produces MESPRLLPPRGTRQSGGAGSPAGGSRFHGGPDPRAGQVPARRLLLLRGPQDGGSGRRREEARAASRGPGLSPLAPRSDYASGGDSDDFFLVLLDPVGGDVETAGDGQAAGPVWREEAESVPQLQQGESGANPAGRQALGPRCLSAVPAPAPAQNPIPAPSLAPAAAFTGTVTIHNQNLLLRFENGVLTLATPPPPAWEPEVAPAPQPGGLMAPQAGVQPNDCPELPPDLLLAEPAEPAPAPAPEEEAEGRAAAESPRRPLGPGPGVVLYLCPEAQCGQTFAKKHQLKVHLLTHSSSQGQRPFKCPLGGCGWTFTTSYKLKRHLQSHDKLRPFGCPAEGCGKSFTTVYNLKAHMKGHEQENSFKCEVCEESFPTQAKLSAHQRSHFEPERPYQCAFSGCKKTFITVSALFSHNRAHFREQELFSCSFPGCSKQYDKACRLKIHLRSHTGERPFLCDFDGCGWNFTSMSKLLRHKRKHEDDRRFMCPVEGCGKSFTRAEHLKGHSITHLGTKPFVCPVEGCCARFSARSSLYIHSKKHLQDVDTWKSRCPVSTCNKLFTSKHSMKTHLAKRHNLGQDLLAQLEAANSLTPSSELTSQGQNDLSDAELVSLSSDVPGSSSAAVLDTALANSGILTIDVASVSSTLAGSLPANNNNSLGQAVDPRALMATSDLPQSLDTSLFFGTTASGFQQSPLDMDDVSNLSVGPLVSLGSLAMKNSSQEPQALTPSSKLTVDTDALTPSSTLCENSVSELLTPTKAEWNVHPDSDFFGQEEETQFGFSSPAGNHGSQKETDLITVTGSSFLV; encoded by the coding sequence TGGTGGTGCTGGCAGCCCCGCGGGCGGCAGCCGGTTCCACGGCGGCCCTGACCCGCGGGCTGGCCAGGTCCCCGCGCGCCGCCTCCTGCTGCTCCGGGGCCCCCAAGATGGCGGGTCCGGGAGGCGGCGCGAGGAGGCCCGCGCGGCCTCACGGGGCCCGGGCCTGAGCCCGTTGGCGCCCAGGTCGGATTATGCTAGTGGCGGCGACAGCGATGACTTCTTCCTGGTGCTGCTGGACCCGGTGGGTGGCGATGTGGAGACCGCGGGCGATGGCCAGGCCGCAGGGCCTGTATGGAGGGAGGAGGCCGAGTCGGTCCCACAGCTGCAGCAGGGTGAGAGTGGCGCGAATCCCGCGGGCCGCCAGGCGCTAGGCCCCCGCTGCCTGTCTGCagtccccgccccagccccggcccagAACCCGATCCCCGCCCCAAGTCTGGCACCCGCCGCGGCCTTCACGGGCACCGTCACCATCCACAACCAAAACCTGCTCTTGCGCTTCGAGAACGGTGTCCTCACCCTGGCCACACCCCCGCCGCCAGCCTGGGAGCCTGAAGTCGCGCCTGCCCCTCAGCCTGGGGGTCTGATGGCTCCGCAAGCGGGGGTCCAGCCCAACGACTGCCCTGAGCTGCCGCCCGACCTCCTGCTGGCCGAGCCGGCTGAACCGGCGCCGGCCCCAGCGcctgaggaggaggcagagggccGGGCCGCAGCCGAGAGTCCCCGCAGGCCGCTGGGCCCGGGCCCGGGCGTGGTGCTGTACCTGTGTCCCGAGGCGCAGTGCGGACAGACCTTCGCCAAGAAGCACCAGCTGAAGGTGCACCTGCTGACTCACAGCAGCAGCCAGGGCCAGCGGCCCTTCAAGTGCCCCCTGGGCGGCTGTGGATGGACTTTCACCACCTCCTACAAGCTCAAGAGGCACCTGCAGTCGCACGACAAACTGCGGCCCTTTGGTTGCCCTGCGGAGGGCTGTGGCAAGAGCTTCACCACGGTGTATAACCTCAAGGCGCACATGAAGGGCCATGAGCAGGAGAACTCGTTCAAATGCGAGGTGTGCGAGGAGAGCTTCCCCACTCAGGCCAAACTCAGCGCCCACCAGCGCAGCCATTTCGAACCTGAGAGGCCATACCAGTGCGCATTTTCCGGCTGCAAGAAGACGTTTATCACAGTGAGTGCCCTGTTTTCCCATAACCGTGCCCATTTCAGGGAACAGGAACTCTTTTCCTGCTCTTTTCCAGGCTGTAGCAAACAGTACGACAAGGCTTGTCGCCTGAAAATTCACCTGCGGAGCCACACAGGTGAGAGACCTTTCCTTTGTGACTTTGACGGCTGTGGCTGGAACTTCACCAGCATGTCCAAACTCTTGAGGCACAAAAGGAAGCACGAGGATGACCGGAGGTTCATGTGCCCTGTGGAAGGCTGTGGGAAATCTTTCACAAGGGCTGAGCATCTGAAAGGCCACAGCATAACCCACCTGGGCACAAAGCCTTTTGTGTGCCCTGTGGAAGGCTGCTGTGCCAGGTTCTCTGCTCGCAGTAGTCTCTACATTCACTCCAAGAAACACTTGCAGGACGTGGACACCTGGAAAAGCCGCTGCCCAGTCTCTACTTGTAATAAGCTCTTCACATCCAAGCACAGCATGAAGACCCACTTGGCCAAAAGGCACAACCTTGGCCAGGATCTCTTAGCTCAGCTAGAAGCTGCAAATTCTCTTACGCCCAGCAGTGAACTTACCAGCCAGGGACAGAATGACCTCAGTGATGCAGAGCTAGTGTCTCTCTCCTCTGATGTGCCTGGCAGTAGCTCCGCTGCAGTGCTGGACACAGCATTGGCAAACTCTGGAATCTTGACTATTGATGTGGCTTCTGTGAGTTCAACTCTGGCAGGGAGCCTCcctgctaataataataattcattagGGCAGGCTGTGGACCCTCGGGCCTTGATGGCCACCAGTGACCTTCCTCAGAGTCTGGatacctctctcttttttggaaCGACAGCCTCTGGTTTTCAGCAGAGTCCCTTAGATATGGATGATGTCTCAAATCTAAGTGTGGGGCCATTGGTATCTCTGGGCTCTTTGGCTATGAAAAACTCGAGTCAAGAGCCCCAGGCTTTGACCCCCAGCAGTAAGCTTACAGTGGACACAGATGCTCTGACTCCTTCAAGCACCCTTTGTGAAAACAGTGTCTCGGAACTACTGACGCCAACCAAAGCAGAATGGAATGTACATCCTGACTCTGACTTCTTTGGACAGGAGGAAGAGACCCAGTTTGGATTCTCCAGTCCAGCAGGAAACCATGGTTCTCAGAAAGAAACAGATCTTATCACAGTGACTGGCAGCTCATTTTTGGTATGA